The Achromobacter deleyi genome has a window encoding:
- a CDS encoding SfnB family sulfur acquisition oxidoreductase has product MPQASSTDSTHAGDEAPRVVPAARIRDDAQAIEAAHALAADFSQGAARRDIERGLPWREIERYSASGLGGITVPREFGGPEVSHVTLAEVFRIISAADPSLGQIPQNHFGSLNLLRLTGTPAQKRRYYEGVLAGRRLGNAGPERHTRHTRDIQARLTPDGDGFRLSGRKFYSTGALFAHWIPTKVLDAEGRLVTVILERGAPGLTVVDDWSSFGQRTTASGTVLLDNVRVEADSVLPAWTVQETPVLVGPYAQLMQAAIDAGIADGALRDAVTFLRERSRPWVEAGVERATQDPYVIADVGRLYTDLHAAEAVLAEAAQHLDQAATRALDADDVAAASIAVARAKALTTEIALTASEKLFELSGARSSLAEFNLDRHWRNARTHTLHDPVRWKYHAIGNHVLNGQRPNRHSWI; this is encoded by the coding sequence ATGCCGCAAGCTTCAAGCACCGATTCCACGCACGCAGGCGACGAGGCGCCAAGAGTCGTGCCGGCGGCCCGCATCCGGGATGATGCCCAGGCCATCGAGGCCGCGCATGCGCTGGCCGCCGACTTCTCGCAGGGCGCGGCCCGGCGCGATATCGAACGCGGACTGCCGTGGCGCGAGATCGAACGCTACTCGGCCAGCGGTCTGGGCGGCATTACCGTGCCACGCGAATTCGGCGGCCCCGAGGTCTCTCATGTGACACTGGCCGAGGTCTTTCGCATCATCAGCGCGGCGGACCCGTCGTTGGGCCAGATTCCGCAGAATCACTTCGGGTCGCTCAATCTGCTGCGGCTGACCGGGACGCCCGCGCAGAAGCGCCGGTACTACGAAGGCGTGCTGGCTGGCCGCCGGCTGGGCAACGCGGGGCCGGAGCGCCACACGCGCCACACCCGTGACATCCAGGCGCGCCTGACGCCCGATGGCGACGGGTTTCGCCTGAGCGGGCGCAAGTTCTATTCCACCGGCGCGCTCTTCGCGCACTGGATTCCCACCAAGGTGCTGGACGCCGAAGGCCGCCTGGTGACCGTCATTCTGGAGCGCGGCGCACCGGGCCTGACGGTGGTGGACGATTGGTCCAGCTTCGGGCAGCGCACCACCGCCAGCGGCACCGTGCTGCTGGACAACGTGCGCGTGGAAGCGGACAGCGTCCTGCCCGCGTGGACCGTCCAGGAAACTCCGGTGCTGGTGGGCCCGTATGCCCAATTGATGCAGGCCGCCATCGACGCCGGCATCGCCGACGGCGCCTTGCGGGACGCGGTGACGTTCCTGCGCGAGCGCTCGCGGCCCTGGGTGGAGGCGGGCGTGGAGCGTGCCACGCAAGATCCCTACGTGATCGCCGACGTGGGCCGGCTGTACACCGATCTGCATGCCGCCGAGGCCGTGCTGGCCGAGGCGGCGCAGCATCTGGACCAGGCCGCGACACGCGCGCTGGACGCCGATGATGTGGCCGCGGCTTCAATCGCGGTGGCGCGCGCCAAGGCCTTGACGACCGAGATCGCGCTGACCGCCAGCGAGAAGCTCTTTGAACTTTCCGGCGCGCGGTCCTCGCTGGCCGAGTTCAACCTGGACCGCCATTGGCGCAACGCCCGCACGCATACCTTGCACGACCCCGTGCGTTGGAAGTATCACGCGATCGGCAACCATGTGCTGAACGGACAGCGTCCCAATCGCCATTCCTGGATCTGA
- a CDS encoding SfnB family sulfur acquisition oxidoreductase codes for MPHENVSSLTPRRAALIESDAQALETAHALAADFARESSQRDRERRLPLPELERYSQSGLWGITVPREHGGAGVSRVTLAEVTAIISRADGSLGQIPQNHYYALEVLRVNGNADQQRRFYARALAGERFGNALAEIGTRTAAERRTRLTADAQGGWRINGSKFYCTGALYAQWIPTATVDDAGIQRLAFVRRDSPGVEIIDDWSGFGQRVTGSGTVVFKDVAVPQEDVLLLADPSAPANTIKPLAQIIHAAIDLGIGQAALADAVDFVRERSRPWIDAGVERARDDPLTISEFGRLSVRLEAARALVARAGRILDTATAEPSPERVAAAAIAVAQARALTTEASLAAGTKLFELAGTQSTLDHLNLDRHWRNARTHTLHDPVRWKLHAVGNYYLNDVLPARVGTT; via the coding sequence ATGCCCCACGAAAACGTATCCTCGCTGACGCCTCGCCGCGCGGCCCTCATCGAGTCCGACGCGCAGGCGCTGGAAACGGCCCATGCGCTGGCCGCCGACTTCGCCCGTGAATCGTCGCAGCGCGATCGCGAACGGCGCCTGCCGCTGCCGGAGCTTGAGCGCTACTCGCAGTCGGGCCTGTGGGGCATCACGGTGCCGCGCGAGCATGGCGGCGCGGGCGTGTCCCGCGTGACCCTGGCCGAAGTCACGGCCATCATCTCGCGCGCCGACGGTTCGCTGGGCCAGATCCCGCAGAATCACTATTACGCGCTGGAAGTGCTGCGCGTCAACGGCAACGCCGACCAGCAAAGACGCTTCTACGCCCGCGCGCTGGCGGGCGAGCGATTCGGCAACGCGCTGGCCGAAATCGGCACCCGGACCGCGGCCGAGCGCCGCACGCGCCTGACCGCCGATGCACAGGGCGGGTGGCGCATCAACGGCAGCAAGTTCTATTGCACGGGCGCGCTCTACGCCCAATGGATTCCCACGGCCACCGTGGACGATGCCGGCATCCAGCGGCTGGCGTTCGTGCGCCGCGACAGCCCGGGCGTCGAGATCATCGACGACTGGTCGGGCTTCGGGCAGCGCGTGACCGGCAGCGGCACCGTCGTGTTCAAGGACGTCGCGGTGCCGCAGGAAGACGTGCTGCTGCTCGCGGATCCGTCCGCGCCCGCCAACACGATCAAACCGCTGGCGCAGATCATCCATGCGGCCATCGACCTGGGCATCGGCCAGGCGGCGCTGGCCGATGCCGTGGACTTCGTGCGGGAACGCTCGCGTCCGTGGATCGATGCCGGCGTTGAGCGGGCCCGCGACGATCCCTTGACGATCAGCGAGTTTGGCCGGCTGTCCGTCAGGCTGGAAGCGGCCCGCGCCCTGGTCGCGCGCGCCGGCAGAATCCTGGACACCGCCACCGCCGAACCCTCGCCGGAACGGGTCGCGGCCGCCGCCATCGCGGTGGCGCAGGCCCGCGCGCTCACCACCGAAGCATCGCTGGCCGCCGGCACCAAGCTGTTCGAGCTGGCCGGCACCCAATCCACGCTGGACCACCTGAACCTGGACCGGCACTGGCGCAACGCGCGCACCCATACCCTGCACGATCCCGTGCGCTGGAAGCTGCACGCCGTCGGCAACTACTACCTGAACGATGTCCTGCCCGCACGCGTGGGCACCACCTGA
- a CDS encoding ABC transporter substrate-binding protein has translation MTQSLPPAADEQDFPASPLRRWLMSAGALMGAGALFPNVIFAPAHADTQSLPNTVDGAARGGVLNAVVHPEPPTLAFYLNSSTPTGAVVSKIFDGLVEYGPDLKPRPVLAESWAVSDDGKTITFKLRQGVLWHDGKPFTAADVKWSAEEVWLKHAPSARRVFQYLQKVETPDDHTVVLHLSQPTPVALNAIDSLGAPILPRHLFEGTDIQNNPYNNKPIGTGPFVFKEWNRGNYIVLEKNEKYWQPGRPYLDRIVWKIIPDVSGRATALETGGVAYGERNPVAFTDATRLSKLPKLSVDTSGYNGFAAWLWLEANLRDPILSKLKVRQAIAHAVNKQVLVKTVWNGYAEPFVSPVPSLVKPYHNPNVQQYPYDPALAEKLLDEAGFPRKADGWRFALTHDYIPFGDDYRRTGEFVRQALRKIGIDVTLRGLDLATWTRNVFTDYNFQLISSWGTVLIDPQLGVETRYWSKAEAKGTPWYNASGYSNPDMDRAIEAAQVETDPKKRIEQYNEVQRLAQRDLPLIGLFEFRWFGVWDKQVRNVTDASSHSRNNFANVWLGKA, from the coding sequence ATGACGCAGTCTCTTCCCCCCGCCGCGGACGAACAGGACTTCCCCGCCAGTCCGCTGCGCCGCTGGCTCATGAGCGCGGGTGCGCTGATGGGCGCGGGCGCGCTCTTTCCCAATGTGATCTTCGCGCCGGCGCACGCCGACACGCAAAGCCTGCCCAACACCGTGGACGGCGCGGCGCGCGGCGGCGTGCTGAACGCGGTGGTCCACCCCGAGCCGCCCACGCTGGCGTTCTATCTGAACTCCTCGACTCCCACTGGCGCCGTGGTCAGCAAGATCTTCGACGGCCTGGTGGAATACGGCCCCGACCTGAAGCCGCGCCCGGTCCTGGCGGAAAGCTGGGCCGTGTCGGACGACGGCAAGACCATCACGTTCAAGCTGCGCCAGGGCGTGCTGTGGCACGACGGCAAGCCGTTCACGGCCGCCGACGTCAAATGGTCCGCCGAGGAGGTCTGGCTCAAGCATGCGCCCAGCGCGCGCCGCGTGTTCCAGTACCTGCAGAAGGTCGAAACCCCGGACGACCACACCGTGGTGCTGCATCTGTCCCAGCCCACGCCCGTCGCGCTCAACGCCATCGACTCGCTGGGCGCGCCCATCCTGCCGCGCCATCTGTTCGAAGGCACGGACATCCAGAACAATCCCTATAACAACAAGCCCATCGGCACGGGGCCCTTTGTGTTCAAGGAATGGAACCGGGGCAACTACATCGTGCTGGAGAAGAACGAGAAATACTGGCAGCCCGGGCGCCCGTACCTGGACCGCATCGTCTGGAAGATCATCCCCGACGTGTCCGGCCGCGCCACTGCGCTGGAGACCGGCGGCGTCGCCTACGGCGAACGCAACCCCGTGGCGTTCACGGACGCCACCCGCCTGTCCAAGCTGCCCAAGCTGTCCGTCGACACCTCGGGCTACAACGGCTTTGCCGCCTGGCTGTGGCTGGAAGCCAACCTGCGCGATCCGATCCTGTCGAAGCTCAAGGTACGCCAGGCCATCGCCCACGCGGTCAACAAGCAGGTGCTGGTGAAGACCGTGTGGAACGGCTACGCCGAACCGTTCGTCAGCCCCGTGCCTTCGCTGGTCAAGCCCTATCACAACCCCAACGTGCAGCAGTATCCCTACGATCCGGCGCTGGCCGAGAAGCTGCTGGACGAGGCCGGCTTTCCGCGCAAGGCGGACGGCTGGCGCTTCGCGCTGACGCACGACTACATTCCGTTCGGCGACGACTACCGCCGGACCGGCGAGTTCGTGCGCCAGGCACTGCGCAAGATCGGCATCGACGTCACGCTGCGCGGGCTGGACCTGGCGACCTGGACCCGCAACGTCTTCACCGACTACAACTTCCAGCTCATCAGCTCCTGGGGCACTGTGCTGATCGACCCGCAGCTGGGCGTGGAAACGCGCTACTGGAGCAAGGCGGAAGCCAAGGGCACGCCCTGGTACAACGCGTCGGGCTACAGCAACCCCGACATGGACCGCGCCATCGAAGCCGCGCAGGTCGAAACCGATCCGAAGAAGCGCATCGAGCAGTACAACGAGGTGCAGCGGCTGGCGCAGCGCGATCTCCCGCTGATCGGCCTGTTCGAGTTCCGCTGGTTCGGCGTCTGGGACAAGCAGGTTCGCAACGTGACGGACGCCTCGTCCCACTCGCGCAACAACTTCGCCAACGTCTGGCTGGGCAAGGCCTGA
- a CDS encoding LLM class flavin-dependent oxidoreductase: protein MAKKQILLNAFNMNCVGHINHGLWTHPRDTSVQYKTLDYWTDLARLLERGLFDGLFLADIVGVYDVYQDSADLTLRESIQLPVNDPLLTVSAMAAATRHLGFGVTVNLTYEAPYLLARRFSTLDHLTNGRIGWNIVTGYLESAARAMGLSEQIAHDERYDRADEFLEVAYKLWEGSWDDDAVRADKRGRIYADPEAVRRVDHAGKYYRVQGYHLSEPSRQRTPVLYQAGSSGRGQAFAARHAECVFVSSQTKEGLKKLVAGVRESVAREGRDPRDIKFFMGVTAVAGRTEAEAREKHAEYLRYANPEAGLAHYASSTGIDFSRYAADEPIRYVKNNAIESAVKSLTVARTDRTVRDLLADMALGGRYPALVGSAAQIADELEAWVAETDIDGFNLARTVTPECYGDFIDLVIPELQSRGSYKTAYAEGSLREKLFGAGRGRLPEEHAGARGRGVLA, encoded by the coding sequence ATGGCGAAGAAGCAAATCCTACTGAACGCGTTCAACATGAACTGCGTCGGACATATCAACCACGGCCTGTGGACCCATCCGCGCGACACCTCCGTGCAATACAAGACGCTGGACTACTGGACGGACCTGGCGCGCTTGCTTGAGCGCGGCCTGTTCGACGGCCTGTTCCTGGCGGATATCGTGGGCGTGTACGACGTCTACCAGGACTCGGCGGACCTTACCCTGCGCGAATCCATCCAGCTTCCGGTGAACGACCCGCTGCTCACCGTATCCGCCATGGCCGCCGCGACGCGCCACCTGGGCTTCGGCGTCACGGTGAACCTGACCTACGAAGCCCCCTACCTGCTGGCGCGCCGCTTCTCCACCCTGGACCATCTGACCAACGGCCGCATCGGCTGGAACATCGTCACCGGCTACCTGGAAAGCGCCGCGCGCGCCATGGGTCTGTCCGAGCAGATCGCGCACGATGAACGCTACGACCGCGCCGACGAGTTCCTGGAAGTGGCCTACAAGCTGTGGGAAGGCAGCTGGGACGACGACGCCGTCCGCGCCGACAAGCGCGGCCGCATCTACGCGGACCCCGAAGCGGTGCGGCGGGTGGACCATGCCGGCAAGTACTACCGGGTCCAGGGCTATCACCTGTCCGAACCCTCGCGCCAGCGCACGCCCGTGCTCTACCAGGCGGGATCCTCCGGCCGCGGCCAGGCATTCGCCGCGCGTCACGCCGAATGTGTGTTCGTGTCCAGCCAGACCAAGGAAGGCCTGAAGAAGCTGGTGGCAGGCGTGCGCGAATCCGTCGCCCGCGAAGGCCGCGACCCGCGCGACATCAAGTTCTTCATGGGCGTCACGGCGGTGGCTGGAAGAACGGAAGCCGAGGCCCGCGAGAAGCACGCGGAGTATCTGCGCTACGCAAACCCCGAGGCAGGCCTGGCGCACTACGCCAGCTCGACAGGCATCGATTTTTCGCGCTATGCGGCGGACGAGCCGATCCGGTATGTGAAGAACAACGCGATCGAGTCGGCGGTGAAAAGCCTGACCGTCGCGCGCACGGACCGAACGGTGCGCGACCTGCTGGCGGACATGGCCCTGGGCGGCCGCTATCCCGCGCTGGTCGGAAGCGCGGCGCAGATCGCGGATGAGCTGGAGGCGTGGGTGGCCGAGACGGACATCGACGGCTTCAATCTTGCGCGAACGGTGACGCCGGAGTGCTACGGGGACTTTATCGATCTGGTGATTCCGGAATTGCAAAGCCGGGGGTCTTACAAGACGGCGTATGCGGAGGGGTCGTTGCGGGAGAAGTTGTTTGGGGCGGGGAGGGGGAGACTGCCAGAAGAGCATGCGGGGGCACGGGGGCGGGGAGTGCTGGCGTAG
- a CDS encoding ABC transporter permease, giving the protein MSLRLPRPLRYLLQVLFVVGVTAIANFFLLKLVPGDLVDVIASENSGITPEHVAQLRQAYGLDQSVLAQLGYYLKSLLSLDLGYSFRYGEPVADLILGRLPATLALIGAGLALSVALGVLLGVLAARRPQGLLDTLLSALATAGYSAPMFWTALMLIVGFGVHLNWLPVGGIRDVGAAHQGWALWLDYARHLALPVTTVAIYYVAIYARLSRASMIETLQEDYIRTARARGNGEARVIWRHALKNAILPVITMLGLQSSALLGGSIVVETVFAWPGLGQLSFEAIASRDVNLLLGILLMSAALVALMNIAVDACYGLLDPRVRKT; this is encoded by the coding sequence ATGTCCCTGCGCCTGCCCCGCCCCTTGCGCTATCTGCTGCAGGTCCTGTTCGTGGTGGGCGTGACCGCCATCGCCAACTTCTTCCTGCTCAAGCTGGTGCCCGGCGACCTGGTGGATGTGATCGCCTCCGAGAACAGCGGCATCACGCCCGAGCACGTGGCACAGCTGCGCCAGGCCTATGGCCTGGACCAGAGCGTGCTCGCGCAACTGGGCTATTACCTGAAGAGCCTGCTGTCCCTGGACCTGGGTTATTCGTTCCGCTATGGCGAGCCGGTGGCCGACCTGATCCTGGGCCGGCTGCCCGCCACGCTCGCGCTGATCGGCGCCGGGCTGGCGCTGTCGGTAGCGCTGGGGGTGCTTCTGGGCGTGCTGGCCGCGCGAAGGCCGCAAGGCCTCCTGGACACCCTGCTGTCGGCGCTGGCCACGGCGGGCTATTCCGCCCCCATGTTCTGGACGGCGCTGATGCTGATCGTGGGCTTCGGCGTGCATCTGAACTGGCTGCCCGTGGGCGGCATCCGCGACGTGGGCGCGGCCCACCAGGGCTGGGCCCTGTGGCTGGACTACGCGCGTCACCTGGCGCTGCCGGTAACCACCGTCGCGATCTACTACGTCGCCATCTATGCCCGGCTGTCGCGCGCGTCGATGATCGAAACCCTGCAGGAAGACTACATCCGCACAGCGCGCGCCCGCGGCAATGGCGAAGCGCGCGTGATCTGGCGCCATGCGCTGAAGAACGCCATCCTGCCCGTCATCACCATGCTGGGCCTGCAAAGCAGCGCGCTGCTGGGCGGCAGCATCGTGGTGGAAACCGTGTTCGCCTGGCCGGGATTGGGGCAGTTGTCGTTCGAGGCCATCGCCAGCCGCGACGTCAACCTGCTCCTGGGCATCCTGCTGATGAGCGCGGCGCTGGTGGCGCTGATGAACATCGCCGTGGATGCCTGCTACGGCCTGCTCGACCCCCGTGTGAGAAAGACATGA
- a CDS encoding ABC transporter permease, with translation MKRLPLAALRLLRAPSAAVGAAILLVVLAAAASAPWLFPDDPLEMVGAPFTWPGEDAAFPAGTDLMGRDILAGLFHGARVSLLVGGASAAIALGIGLLVGAIAGYAGPRTDAVLMRITELFQTVPSFLLAIVLVAILGPSLSTIIFALGITSWTGIARLTRGEFISLREREFVRAAQTLGAGHARIIFREILPNALPPIIVTTAVLVAHAILSEAGLSFLGLGDPNVVSWGSMVGAGREALRTAWYMTALPGLTIMATVLAMNLLSDAVNDALNPKLRRRRVAASPAAT, from the coding sequence ATGAAGAGACTGCCGCTTGCCGCGCTGCGCCTGCTGCGCGCGCCCTCCGCCGCCGTGGGCGCGGCCATCCTGCTGGTCGTGCTGGCCGCCGCGGCCAGCGCCCCGTGGCTATTCCCGGACGATCCCCTGGAAATGGTGGGCGCGCCCTTCACCTGGCCGGGCGAGGACGCCGCGTTCCCGGCGGGCACCGACCTGATGGGCCGCGATATCCTGGCGGGGCTGTTCCATGGCGCCCGGGTTTCCCTGCTGGTGGGCGGCGCGTCCGCCGCGATCGCACTCGGCATCGGGCTGCTGGTCGGCGCCATAGCCGGCTATGCCGGGCCGCGCACGGACGCCGTGCTGATGCGCATCACCGAGCTCTTCCAGACAGTGCCGTCGTTCCTGCTGGCCATCGTGCTGGTGGCGATACTGGGGCCGTCGCTGTCGACCATCATCTTCGCGCTGGGCATTACCTCTTGGACGGGCATCGCGCGCCTGACGCGGGGCGAGTTCATTTCCCTGCGCGAGCGCGAATTCGTGCGCGCCGCGCAGACGCTGGGCGCGGGACATGCCCGCATCATCTTCCGCGAAATCCTGCCCAACGCCCTGCCGCCCATCATCGTGACCACCGCCGTGCTGGTGGCCCACGCCATCCTGTCCGAAGCCGGGCTGTCGTTCCTGGGCCTGGGCGACCCCAACGTGGTCAGCTGGGGCAGCATGGTCGGGGCCGGCCGCGAGGCGCTGCGCACCGCCTGGTACATGACCGCGCTGCCTGGCCTCACCATCATGGCAACCGTGCTGGCCATGAACCTGCTGAGCGACGCGGTCAACGACGCGCTCAATCCCAAGCTGCGCCGGCGCCGCGTGGCGGCCTCGCCCGCCGCGACCTAG
- a CDS encoding universal stress protein: protein MYRHLLIAVDGSLLSESAFKRALVFAKEMGATITLIRAIPEDHLLVYQAEMLGTTQTHHTDQARKNAQAYLDGLETEARHALVPCEAIVMVNDHPHEAIVETAQKLGCDLIIMGSHGRHGMTGFLLGSETQRVLARTRLPVLVYR from the coding sequence ATGTACAGGCACTTGCTCATCGCCGTGGATGGTTCCCTGCTGTCCGAATCGGCATTCAAGCGCGCGCTCGTTTTCGCCAAGGAAATGGGTGCCACCATCACCCTCATCCGAGCCATTCCGGAAGATCACCTGCTGGTCTACCAGGCCGAGATGCTGGGCACCACGCAGACGCATCACACCGACCAGGCGCGCAAGAACGCGCAGGCGTATCTGGACGGGCTGGAAACCGAGGCGCGGCACGCGCTGGTGCCCTGCGAAGCCATCGTGATGGTCAACGACCACCCGCACGAAGCGATCGTCGAAACGGCGCAAAAACTGGGCTGCGACCTGATCATCATGGGTTCGCACGGGCGGCACGGCATGACCGGTTTCCTGCTGGGCAGCGAAACACAGCGGGTGCTGGCGCGTACCCGATTGCCGGTGCTGGTGTATCGCTAG
- a CDS encoding dipeptide ABC transporter ATP-binding protein codes for MTTLIDIQGLNVAFPGHQAVRGLDLQIRSGETLALVGESGCGKSTTALALLGLLPRHARVQGRVLFEGQDLLALPEHRRCALRGDRIAMIFQEPMTSLNPVLTLGDQIGEALRLHRGASARAARARAIELLDLVRVPEPQRRVDDYPHRLSGGQRQRAMIAAAIACQPALLVADEPTTALDVTVQAQILQLLDDLRAELDMGLLLITHDLAVVGEWADRVAVMVGGEKVEEGPASALLRQPHHPYTRGLLGASLRLDDATHYRKLRLPEIRSRLDPASGRPVFGLVTPPRAPAAANDPAPAASVPLLQVQDLRVQYQTGRGVTAAVDGVSFQVAPSETLGLVGESGCGKSTLSRTLVRLLAPASGRILLRGEDTARLDARGLAAYRQSVQMIFQDPYASLNPRHTVQDILEAALRIHRVTDREERRQRIARILDAVGLQREALSRYPSEFSGGQRQRIGIARALVLRPALVICDEPVSALDVSVRAQILNLLVDLKAEFRLSYLFISHDLSVVHYLADRVLVMNAGRIVEEGPNATLWRDARHPYTRSLIDALPQGLDTRDETQRRTA; via the coding sequence ATGACTACGCTGATCGACATCCAGGGGCTGAACGTCGCCTTCCCCGGCCACCAGGCCGTGCGCGGCCTGGATCTGCAGATCCGCTCCGGGGAAACCCTGGCGCTGGTCGGCGAATCCGGCTGCGGCAAATCCACCACCGCGCTCGCCCTGCTGGGCCTGCTGCCGCGCCACGCCCGCGTCCAGGGACGCGTGCTGTTCGAAGGCCAGGATCTGCTGGCGCTGCCGGAACACCGGCGCTGCGCGCTGCGCGGCGACCGCATCGCCATGATCTTCCAGGAGCCCATGACCAGCCTGAACCCGGTGCTGACCCTGGGCGACCAGATCGGCGAGGCCCTGCGCCTGCATCGCGGCGCGTCCGCCCGGGCGGCCCGCGCCCGCGCCATCGAACTGCTGGACCTGGTGCGCGTGCCCGAGCCGCAGCGCCGCGTGGACGACTACCCGCATCGCCTGTCCGGCGGGCAGCGGCAACGCGCCATGATCGCCGCCGCCATCGCCTGCCAGCCCGCGCTGCTGGTGGCCGACGAGCCGACCACCGCGCTGGACGTGACGGTGCAGGCGCAGATCCTGCAGCTGCTGGACGACCTGCGCGCCGAGCTGGACATGGGCCTGCTGCTGATCACCCACGACCTCGCCGTGGTGGGCGAATGGGCCGACCGCGTGGCCGTGATGGTGGGCGGCGAAAAGGTGGAAGAAGGCCCGGCGTCCGCGCTGCTGCGCCAGCCGCACCATCCGTATACCCGTGGCCTGCTGGGCGCATCCTTGCGCCTGGACGACGCCACGCACTACCGCAAGCTGCGCCTGCCGGAGATCCGCAGCCGGCTCGACCCCGCTTCGGGCCGGCCGGTGTTCGGGCTGGTGACGCCGCCGCGCGCGCCCGCGGCCGCCAACGACCCCGCGCCCGCCGCCTCGGTCCCGCTGCTGCAGGTGCAGGACCTGCGCGTGCAGTATCAGACCGGCCGGGGCGTCACCGCCGCGGTGGATGGCGTATCGTTCCAGGTCGCCCCGAGCGAAACCCTGGGCCTGGTCGGAGAATCGGGCTGCGGCAAATCCACCCTGTCCCGCACCCTGGTGCGGCTGCTTGCGCCGGCCTCGGGCAGGATCCTGCTGCGCGGCGAGGACACCGCCCGGCTGGATGCGCGCGGGTTGGCGGCCTATCGCCAAAGCGTGCAGATGATCTTCCAGGATCCGTACGCCTCGCTGAACCCCAGGCACACCGTGCAGGACATCCTGGAGGCCGCGCTGCGCATCCACCGCGTGACGGACCGCGAGGAGCGGCGCCAACGGATCGCCCGCATCCTGGACGCGGTGGGACTGCAGCGCGAGGCGCTGTCGCGCTATCCCAGCGAATTCTCGGGCGGCCAGCGCCAGCGCATCGGCATCGCCCGGGCGCTGGTGCTGCGGCCGGCCCTGGTCATCTGCGACGAGCCGGTGTCCGCGCTGGACGTGTCGGTGCGGGCGCAGATCCTGAACCTGCTGGTGGACCTGAAGGCGGAGTTCCGCCTGTCGTACCTGTTCATCTCGCATGACCTGTCGGTCGTGCATTACCTTGCGGACCGGGTGCTGGTCATGAATGCGGGCCGCATCGTCGAGGAGGGCCCCAACGCCACCCTGTGGCGCGACGCCAGGCATCCCTACACGCGCAGCCTCATCGACGCCCTGCCCCAGGGACTGGACACGCGCGACGAGACGCAGCGCCGGACCGCCTGA
- a CDS encoding 2Fe-2S iron-sulfur cluster-binding protein, which translates to MAYRVHILETEEAFDVEEGESVLEAAERSAVKLPHECTFGGCGTCRIKLASGAVRYEEFPMALTPEEAEEGYALACQAHPVADLCISVASSRQTFPEPRRIPGTIHRIESYCDDVIHLTLALPAQGLDYVPGQYMNVVLPDGETRSFSMASPPAGNLLDFHVRRIPGGRYTDQWLGQAQAGAEVEIEAPLGVFSYHEEDWRPLIMMATGTGIAPIKAILESLLDNEDCPPVTLYWGMRTEADLYLRDVIEGWAGRLYEFNFVPVLSRASEGWQGRRGHVQQAVLEDHQDLSEHAIYLCGAPEMIQQAKSLLAARGASLDHMYADSFTFQHALAPAG; encoded by the coding sequence ATGGCATACCGCGTGCATATCCTGGAAACCGAAGAGGCCTTTGACGTCGAAGAGGGCGAATCCGTGCTGGAAGCCGCGGAGCGGTCGGCGGTGAAGCTGCCGCACGAATGCACCTTCGGCGGCTGCGGCACCTGCCGCATCAAGCTTGCGTCCGGGGCGGTGCGGTACGAGGAATTCCCCATGGCGCTGACGCCCGAAGAGGCCGAAGAGGGCTACGCGCTGGCATGCCAGGCGCATCCCGTGGCCGACCTGTGCATCAGCGTGGCCAGCAGCCGGCAGACGTTTCCCGAGCCGCGCCGCATCCCCGGCACCATTCACCGCATCGAATCCTATTGCGACGACGTGATCCACCTGACGCTGGCGCTGCCCGCGCAAGGCCTGGACTATGTGCCGGGGCAGTACATGAACGTGGTGCTGCCCGACGGCGAAACCCGCAGCTTTTCCATGGCCTCGCCGCCGGCCGGCAACCTGCTGGATTTCCATGTGCGCCGCATCCCCGGCGGCCGCTACACGGACCAGTGGCTGGGCCAGGCGCAGGCGGGCGCGGAAGTGGAGATCGAGGCGCCGCTCGGCGTGTTCAGCTATCACGAGGAAGACTGGCGTCCGCTCATCATGATGGCGACGGGCACGGGCATCGCGCCCATCAAGGCGATTCTGGAGTCCCTGCTGGACAACGAGGATTGCCCGCCGGTCACGCTGTACTGGGGCATGCGCACCGAGGCCGACCTGTACCTGCGCGATGTCATCGAGGGCTGGGCGGGGCGGCTGTACGAATTCAACTTCGTGCCGGTGCTGTCGCGCGCCAGCGAGGGGTGGCAAGGGCGGCGCGGCCATGTGCAGCAGGCCGTCCTGGAAGACCACCAGGACCTGTCGGAACACGCCATCTATCTGTGCGGCGCGCCCGAGATGATCCAGCAGGCCAAGAGCCTGCTGGCCGCGCGCGGCGCCAGCCTGGACCATATGTACGCCGACAGCTTCACGTTCCAGCACGCGCTGGCCCCGGCCGGCTGA